In the Elioraea tepida genome, one interval contains:
- the cysK gene encoding cysteine synthase A: MDVSPPRQRINDSILDLIGRTPLVRAPHLAAAEGLAADLVLKLEFLNPLGSVKDRIGLAMVRAAEAAGTIRPGQGTLVEPTSGNTGIALAFVAAARGYRLVVTMPEGASEGRRRMLRLLGAEVVETPAREGMAGAIARAEAIVAATPGAVMPRQFDNPANPAIHEATTAEEIWADTGGEVDAIVGGLGTGGTLTGVARALKPRRPGLRIIGVEPDESAVLSGERPSPHGIQGIGAGFVPAVLDRSLIDRVERVAEAEAIATARRVARTDGIPVGISSGAALAAALRVARDPAMAGKRVVVICASFAERYLSTALFAALD; this comes from the coding sequence ATGGATGTGTCACCACCGCGACAGCGAATCAACGACAGCATCCTTGACCTGATCGGCCGCACCCCGCTCGTCCGCGCGCCACACCTTGCCGCCGCGGAAGGGCTTGCGGCCGATCTCGTCCTGAAGCTCGAGTTCCTCAACCCGCTCGGCTCGGTCAAGGACAGGATCGGGCTTGCGATGGTGCGCGCGGCGGAAGCAGCAGGCACGATCCGCCCCGGGCAGGGGACGCTCGTTGAGCCGACCTCAGGCAATACCGGGATCGCGCTCGCCTTCGTCGCTGCGGCGCGCGGCTATCGTCTCGTCGTCACCATGCCCGAGGGCGCTTCGGAGGGGCGGCGGCGCATGCTGCGCCTGCTCGGGGCGGAGGTCGTCGAGACGCCGGCGCGCGAGGGCATGGCGGGGGCGATCGCGCGCGCCGAGGCGATCGTCGCCGCCACCCCAGGCGCGGTGATGCCGAGGCAGTTCGACAACCCGGCGAACCCCGCGATCCACGAGGCGACGACGGCGGAGGAGATCTGGGCCGACACGGGCGGGGAGGTGGATGCGATCGTCGGTGGACTCGGCACGGGCGGAACGCTCACCGGGGTGGCCCGCGCGCTCAAGCCGCGCCGGCCGGGCCTCAGGATCATCGGCGTGGAGCCGGACGAGAGCGCCGTCCTCTCGGGCGAGCGGCCGTCGCCGCACGGGATTCAGGGGATCGGTGCCGGGTTCGTGCCTGCGGTGCTCGACCGAAGCCTGATCGACCGGGTGGAGCGTGTGGCCGAGGCGGAGGCGATCGCGACCGCCCGGCGCGTGGCGCGGACGGACGGGATCCCGGTCGGGATCAGTTCTGGGGCGGCGCTCGCGGCTGCCTTGCGGGTGGCCCGCGACCCGGCGATGGCGGGCAAGCGCGTGGTGGTGATCTGCGCGAGCTTCGCCGAGCGCTATCTCTCGACGGCGCTGTTCGCTGCCCTCGACTAA
- a CDS encoding phosphate-starvation-inducible PsiE family protein produces MKDPKPTLRGLALWRTLTLYERFEQVVVFVLTFLIAVIVVAALWSLFKLVLTTLVLVDLLDPTEPAVFQAVFGAIFTVVIALEFKRSLLVVVDRRFGIVQVRVVVMIAMLAVVRKFIVLDLGATDPAKVFALGAAMLALGIVYWLVRDQDRREAEVADERAS; encoded by the coding sequence ATGAAAGATCCAAAGCCCACCCTGCGCGGCCTCGCGCTCTGGCGGACCCTCACGCTCTATGAGCGGTTCGAGCAGGTGGTTGTGTTCGTCCTGACGTTCCTGATCGCCGTGATCGTCGTCGCGGCGCTCTGGAGCCTGTTCAAGCTCGTGCTCACCACGCTCGTGCTCGTCGATCTGCTCGACCCGACGGAGCCGGCGGTGTTCCAGGCGGTGTTCGGCGCGATCTTCACGGTCGTCATCGCGCTCGAGTTCAAGCGCTCCCTGCTCGTGGTGGTGGACCGGCGTTTCGGGATCGTGCAGGTGCGCGTCGTCGTGATGATCGCCATGCTCGCGGTGGTGCGGAAGTTCATCGTCCTCGACCTTGGCGCGACCGATCCGGCGAAGGTGTTCGCGCTCGGCGCGGCCATGCTCGCGCTCGGCATCGTCTACTGGCTGGTGCGCGACCAGGATCGCCGGGAGGCCGAAGTGGCCGATGAGAGGGCGTCGTGA
- a CDS encoding DUF3108 domain-containing protein, producing the protein MRAALFCLFGVIQTATAAGAAAAGGPAVQASYAAYWSGFSIATMDASLELGAEAYRVEATMRTAGLLAMFVRGEQVTLAEGRIEPAKTPLALRPQRFLMEGRWRDRLRRVALAWAGERPEVLALLPANQEEREPVPPELQHGTVDTLTALAALVRLVALENRCDGAAQVFDGRRRSDFTAVTEGMETLEAHRWSGFAGPALRCRFEGRQIAGFWKEQDRAEAAKPRGGTAWFASPGPGLPVIPVRIEADSAWGTVSVHMTRAGPGVLDLPAQRTERP; encoded by the coding sequence ATGCGTGCGGCGCTGTTCTGCCTGTTCGGCGTGATCCAAACCGCAACGGCTGCCGGCGCGGCGGCCGCCGGCGGTCCCGCGGTCCAGGCGAGCTACGCGGCCTACTGGTCCGGTTTCTCGATCGCCACGATGGATGCCTCGCTCGAGCTCGGCGCAGAGGCCTACCGGGTTGAGGCGACCATGCGGACTGCCGGGCTGCTTGCGATGTTCGTGCGCGGCGAGCAGGTCACCCTGGCCGAGGGCCGGATCGAGCCAGCCAAGACGCCGCTCGCGTTGCGGCCGCAGCGGTTCCTGATGGAGGGGCGCTGGCGCGACCGGCTGCGGCGCGTCGCCTTGGCCTGGGCCGGAGAGCGGCCGGAGGTCCTGGCACTGCTTCCCGCCAACCAGGAGGAGCGCGAGCCTGTGCCGCCCGAGCTTCAGCACGGCACGGTCGACACGCTCACCGCCCTTGCCGCGCTCGTTCGTCTCGTCGCGCTCGAGAACCGCTGCGATGGGGCCGCTCAGGTGTTCGACGGGCGGCGGCGAAGCGACTTCACGGCCGTGACCGAGGGGATGGAGACGCTCGAGGCGCATCGCTGGAGCGGGTTCGCCGGCCCTGCGCTGCGCTGCCGGTTCGAGGGGCGGCAGATCGCCGGGTTCTGGAAGGAGCAGGACCGGGCCGAGGCGGCGAAGCCCCGCGGTGGCACAGCGTGGTTCGCAAGCCCGGGCCCAGGGCTGCCGGTGATCCCGGTCCGGATCGAGGCGGACAGCGCGTGGGGCACCGTCTCCGTCCACATGACGCGCGCTGGGCCCGGCGTCCTCGACCTGCCCGCCCAGAGGACCGAGCGGCCCTGA